The DNA segment GCTACTTTTTATCCAATAGCACATTTCGCATGCAACTGAGTTTGGACATGAAGTTACTAAAATACCCATAGTGGAGTTCCTCGCGGTGGTATGCCAGCCCAACCGCCTGACCAAGGGCCGGTTTTAGGCCTGAATCGGCCATTCTTGTTCAGAAGATCGATTTTGATCTCTCAGAATTTATCAATTCCAGTTTTGGTTTGAtttcaattttatcaaatttaatattttttttaatttttttaaaattcagtTTGACCCAATATCAAACTAATGGATTTTGATTTACTTTAATATCAATTATATTGAATTTAGCTTTGAATTATTTCAATTtcgattcaaaccaaaccaatttcAATTCCAGATTAGCCTATAGCCAGGTCTACAACAATCCCTCCCATCATTTATGTAGTctcaatttttaataaaaattgattattttgattcatgattagaaagatagaAATCAGACCGTATAAATCTTGTGCAGAGATTATTTCAATTAGAGTTTGAAACAATTTAtttgaaaaaatttataaaagtaaacataaatttcagtttgatttaatttaaagttaaaaaaaaataaactttaccttttgaaattttaatttttatgtgatTCAAGTCCTTAAATTATAAGATAGTTATAAAATAGAATCGAATTAAAATTAAGTTAAGTCAATTAAATGAATCaatatcaattaaaatttaattaagttaattaaattaaatcaaaaatcaattaaaattaaattgattaatattaaaattgaatttgacTAATATTAACTGGTTTGATTTCAAGCTAAatataatttacttttttttaaattagaacataaaaattttattattaaattaaattaaaatcgaaACTAAACTAAAActaattttcaaaattattaGAATGAACACAAATTTTACTTCTCTGAAATTTTGCCAACTTTTGGCCATCCGACCTTAAACCATTGATCGGATTGATTTTTATTCGATTTAAATCGTGGTAGGGTCCACATCCGCCCCAGTTTCTTCAATATGAATTCCATctataattctttattttttattaaaattttaattttattagagtaaaaaaaattaatgacatcatattatgAGGTGATGATTTTAGGTGATCTAGGATTGCGGTACGTACATACCACGCTGAACGGGAAACGCTAACCCACGGGCCCAATGACTTGACTAGTCATGTCCGGCAAGTGACTTGGCATGTGCAAGTGACTTGGCATGTCCGTGCACGCGTGTTGGATGCGTTTGGTATTTAATTATTAGTTTATTGTAATTAATCGTGGCGAAACAATTGGCCCTTGACTTAAACAAAGGCTACCAAGGGAATGTTCGGTTCAAAACAAACTCGtatatgattcaacatgtaaagTTAGTTCAGAAAAGGATTATattaagaaaaatacaatatgatataattaattattttttaaattaattttatatataatattaatttgtaTTTATTAAAATGATAATTATTATCATATAAACACATGAACGTATTTATTCAATAACAATTATTATTAAGCATCAATGttttatcaataattaaatttggaaggaaaaaaataataaaataccatATGAAAAATTTGTTTACATATAATAACTCATGAATTATCATTAAGTTAAAGAGATAGAACAATGTTTTGTGTTGGTCAACGACTTGATATGAAATTGGATGGAATTTAGaactagaatatatatatatatatatatatcttatacaaatatatataaaaaaataagagTGGTGTCTTGTCACGCCATGCCCATAGCAATCCCTGGCGCTGGCAGGGCCACCCAAGTGGTATATTTTGATGCGTTGCCTaaccttttattttctttcatagtTGCTACCTAATCATTGgattcatttttattatttttctttctgCCCAAGCTTTTGTTAATCAATGTTTGCTCCTCTCATGATCATTCCAGAGATCTTTTGCAAATTCTCCTTACCTAATTTCATGTTAAATTATTCAATATTCCTGTATTATCTTTTATAATTACTGAAAATTGattgtttttatatttttttaaataaatggtTAATGAGATTTTCTTTCAATTTGGTCATGCTACTCGTGCCAtgccattattattattattattattattattattattataaataaatagattATATTGTCTATTGGTTTAACTATCATAATATTATAAGGGTTTAATAATGAGTGTTCTAATAAcatttttcataatatttaagaAAATTTTCGTTGTAATTAATATAACCAATATTCATATCTATTGTTATAAGATTCACTTATCATGAGAAAATTTTACCATAAATCATTGACATTCAATTGTAATTCACTCTTAATTTTGATAAGATTATATAATAACATAaatgattaaaataatttaattactcCTTAATTATCCCAAGCCACTCGTTAGAGAAACTTATcttataatttattaatcaacATGGGTTAAGTCACTATCTCCATTAAAATAGttgatagttgtggaataatacAAGGGTCTAAACAATAATTATTAGCTATTTCATTTCATGTAATAAAGTGATGGGAGGAGAGAAGAAGATTTAAGGAAGGgacaaataaagagataaaagtaatatatattaaaataataatattttaattgattctaaaataaaaatattatgctTAAAGTAAAACtaatattaaaagataattgATAAAACtttaaaatcaatttttaatccaattattttatatttcctgtaaaataatttttttttttttacctacaTGATTAACAGATTCCAGTCTCAtctctcaatttcctactcaaaaataccattttttttttttttttttgtcttcgaGGCCTTTGCGCTGACTAATTTCTCTAGCACAAGCTGAACAAGCAGCTTCAGGCCCAATCCAAAACGTCTCTTATCTAAGGAGAGGAATTCTCCGGCACTTCAAATTTGAGGAGAGTAGCATTAAAATTCCTCCGCTCATTTCTTCGATTTTCCTGCTTCCTGAACAAATATGGCGGGAACTTCAACCATCAGTCTCTCTTCTGCTTATTCCATCTTACCAACTTCACCATTATCATCAGCAACAACCTCATCGTTGTCCATCTCATCTAAACTCTCCATTCTCTCAATGTCCATTTTCCCCAAAACGCATTTGCGCCCCACTTTTCCCAGTAATGATTTCAATCTTTCATCATTCTCATCCAGCATTTTTTTCCTCAAATTCAAAGTTTTGGGCATTGCTAATTGTAATTCTTTTTGTTGTTTCAGGGATTTGCGCGTTGTCTAGCAACGATATCAAAGTGGGTACCAACATCGAAGTAGATGGTGCTCCTTGGCGGGTTTTAGGTATTTTTAGGTTTTTATCCTATTTATTTACCTCTTCTTTTAGCTCATTTTTTGTTAGGTGGCTGTTATGATTTATCTACAATTTTAGTAGAAATTTTAGTTCTCCATTTATGTTCCATATACATTTACAATATTAATTCCCTTTTGCTAACAAAGATCTTTGATTTTTTTGCTATTGTGGTTGATGTTGGATTGAGTAGAATTTCTTCATGTGAAACCTGGAAAGGGAGCAGCATTTGTCAGGACCAAAATCCGGAATTATGTAACAGGAAACACTGTTGAGAAAACTTTTCGTGCTGGAAGTGCGGTAATCTCTTTTTTGAACATAAAAAATGGATGTACTATATTTCTCACTTTACGTAGCATTTCCCATATGTTAAATCAtttttgcccttttttttttatgcacAATTATTGTTAATTTGGTGAAATGTTAATTGAATTTCCTTGTAATAGACCTTGCAAAGGATAGTTCTCATGTTAGAGGATGTTTGTTCAGTTTTTTCACAACAATGACTTTTTACTGTTGTTTCTCCAGCTTGAGGAGGCAGATGTATTTAAGGAGACAAAGCAGTTCACATACAAAGATGGTGCTCAATTTGTCTTCATGGACCTGGTATTGCTCAGCATCTGTACAACATAATTTGTTTTACGGAATTACAGTCTTGTATTTTTGTCTACTACTAAAGGATTTTATGATACCGTTTGGATTTGGATGAATATATTGTACTGCACATCATAAGTTATAACTTATAACCATCATTCTTGAATGATAGCAACGAATAACTTGTGAGTAATCTTGAGGTCAAAATCCAATGGTAGCTAGTCCCAAATCCCAATTAATGAGTATTGAACGAATTCTCATATTTTTTCCCTTCTCATGTTTTTTCCTGTTTGACTTTTTTACAGAATACATATGAAGAATTTCGGCTCAATGAATCGGATGTTGGAGATAAGACAAAGTGGCTGAAAGAGGGAATGGACTGTAATTTGCTATTTTGGAGGGGGAAagtatttctcagttccttttaACTTTGCTGTATCTTAAATCATTTTACATTCATATAGAAACGCATTATCACATCTAAGAACTTTCATTAGGGAGTCTTCTGAAGTTTGAGCTTACAAAGATGATTATTATTTTTCCCCCCTAAATAATGCTCTGTTGTGGCTTACATGGTGGCATCACCATTTAATGAAAACTGACAAGTGTTTGCAATTATCATGGTCATAGAGGTGTGCTCTTGGAATACATTCATTTGATATTATACTTGTGATACTGATACATGGTTGGCATCCATTTGTCAAAATGAAAACTACTATGCTGCTAATGCCTAGCAATCTGCTTGCTCTTGTTCTTGCAGGTTATTGATTTTGAACTTCCAATCACAGTAAAGCTGACTGTAGTTGGCGCTGATCCTGGCCTCAAAGGTGACACTGCTCAAGGTAATGTCATTTGGCTTCATTTATGGAAACTCAAGGCGCCATTGTATTCTCTAGACACAAATGCTTATTTAATCACTGTTTGGAGAGTCATAAAAGTAAAGCAGGGTCGTGATTATGTGTTGAACTTTACCTGGATGGAATAAAATGTGTTCTCAAGATTAGAGCATATTTGAAAACCTGATTAACTTGCTCATTATGGAGTCAGATGTGCACTTAAGCACAGGTTTTAACTGTAATAAACACCTGCTAATGCACTGGTAGAACTATTACAAGGTCACTTCTTTTTCTCTTATGAAATTTTGTTtgaaaaagaggaaaaaaaaaaaaaagaaaagaaaaagaagagaaagctCTAAACTGACGTCTTCCCACTCATCATGTGCTTTAATGGAATATTATGTATGCCAATGGAATAGGGCTCATTTATGCAGCATACGGTCATTGTTGTGGAGttatatatgaattaatgtttCTTTCTTTTGCTCGTTGGCCTTACAATTGGAGGATAAACTTGTGGCAGGTGGATCAAAACCAGTTACTCTGGACACAGGTGCTGTAGTTAATGTTCCATTATTCATTAATGCTGGTGATGAAATCTTGGTAGACACAAGAACTGGCCAATATATGAGCCGGGCGTAGGATTTAGTTAGTTTGTTTTTTGGGTCAATTACATTATTGGAGTAGAGTTGTAAACTATATTTAATAGGAAAATCAGTTGAGCATATGTATTCATCCGAAAATTTTCATAGTGGCATATGGATCTTCTTATGGTGGGAAGAAATGCTATTTTGCATTTCAGGCACAGCAAAAAAGAATTCTATATGGAAATGGAAAATTTAATATCGGATCTACTGTAATTATGTTGTGTTTTTGAAGTGCAGACAGCAACTAATGCCATTACAGAATTCATTTATGCATGAAGATAACTTCGATAGTATTAAGGCAATTGAATGAATGCAAATAATTGTTGTCAAGCATTTCCTTATTGTCGGGGCTTCTTGATGGGAACTACGCCTCGAACCAACGCTGCACCATAGACATTACAAGCTTCTAAAAACCTTCCTTGTCTATTCAATTCACGAATCATGAGGTCGTGGGAGATTCTACTAGGGATTTTATGAGTTTCATACATCAGAACTAATACCAGAAACGCCTTGTCGAACTTTCCCTCCACGCAAAATGCTCGAATTACGCTAGTCATGGTGGTAACTCTTGGAATATGCCCAAATCTAATCATTTGGTGCAAATTGGCCAGAGCATCATCCACTTTCTTTCCCATGGAAAGAGCTTGGATCACTAGACTGTATGTGCTATGGTCAATAATATATGCTCTTTTATTCATTTCCTCGAACACTTTATAGGCATCTTCTGGTAGGTCTTTTTCCTTCAAGAATTTTCTACACAAACCCCTCAAGAGACCGTTCATTAACCTCTCATCCACCTCAAAACCATTCCCCACCATTTCCTTATATATTAGCAGTGCTGTCCGATTTTCCTCCATATCAACAAACCATGTAGTAACGTGCTATAGCTAATATAATCGGGCATGCAATTTCTCTGTTTCATTTTCTTTAACACACCAATTCCTTTGAGTGGCCTCCCTTCTTTACTATAACCTTCAAACAGAGTGTTAAAAGTGACAGCACTTGGTGTCAATCCCATCTCCAGAGCTTCATTAAGCAGCTCCATTGCCTCATCTGATCTGCCTACCTTGCAGAAACCATCCATCACAGCTGTGTATGAATAAATATCTGGTTCTAAGGAAGATTTCTTGATATCTTCTAGCAGTTCATATGCTTCCTCCACCCTCCCCACGTAACATAATCCTTTCAACAAGCAATTGTATATTTGCACAGTTGGTCTGCACCCAATTCTTTCCATGACCTCAAGGACTTCGAAAGCTTTCTGTAATTTACCCCTCTTGCAAAATGAATTGATCAACGTTGTCAAAGTAGCCACATTTGGGTTTAACCCATTTTCTTGCATGCGGTCTAAAACCCTTTTAGCTTCATCAGCATCATTTATCTTGCAATGACACCTGATTATGATAGAAAATGTGCAAGAATCTGGTGCCAAACCATGAGAGGATATATCATAATACAGTTTTAAGGCAAGGTTAGGCTCATTAGCTACGAGGAAAGCCATGAGAAAATCATTTAAGTCCGATATGTTCCAATTTTGGTCATCTTTTGTAAAACCGTTGAGAATATCATTTCTTTCTTTACAGGGTAATGCTCTAATTACATCCACGAAATTCTCCACCTGCAATCTATTGGTTTCAGGCTTTTCTTTTTTGATGGGCAGGCCACTATAATTCTCAACTAAGCCGATTTCTTTCTTGTCAATCAAATGGGATAACCCTTCTGGGAATGCAGGATTTGCAGTGGATAATGATAATTTTGGAAGAGAAATAAG comes from the Hevea brasiliensis isolate MT/VB/25A 57/8 chromosome 5, ASM3005281v1, whole genome shotgun sequence genome and includes:
- the LOC110670182 gene encoding uncharacterized protein LOC110670182, which codes for MAGTSTISLSSAYSILPTSPLSSATTSSLSISSKLSILSMSIFPKTHLRPTFPRICALSSNDIKVGTNIEVDGAPWRVLEFLHVKPGKGAAFVRTKIRNYVTGNTVEKTFRAGSALEEADVFKETKQFTYKDGAQFVFMDLNTYEEFRLNESDVGDKTKWLKEGMDCNLLFWRGKVIDFELPITVKLTVVGADPGLKGDTAQGGSKPVTLDTGAVVNVPLFINAGDEILVDTRTGQYMSRA
- the LOC110670179 gene encoding LOW QUALITY PROTEIN: pentatricopeptide repeat-containing protein At1g62680, mitochondrial (The sequence of the model RefSeq protein was modified relative to this genomic sequence to represent the inferred CDS: inserted 1 base in 1 codon); amino-acid sequence: MPSPYTPAPQHLLQSPSLGSTFLFNNICKVNCIKFPGRRLISLPKLSLSTANPAFPEGLSHLIDKKEIGLVENYSGLPIKKEKPETNRLQVENFVDVIRALPCKERNDILNGFTKDDQNWNISDLNDFLMAFLVANEPNLALKLYYDISSHGLAPDSCTFSIIIRCHCKINDADEAKRVLDRMQENGLNPNVATLTTLINSFCKRGKLQKAFEVLEVMERIGCRPTVQIYNCLLKGLCYVGRVEEAYELLEDIKKSSLEPDIYSYTAVMDGFCKVGRSDEAMELLNEALEMGLTPSAVTFNTLFEGYSKEGRPLKGIGVLKKMKQRNCMPDYISYSTLLHGLLIWRKIGXALLIYKEMVGNGFEVDERLMNGLLRGLCRKFLKEKDLPEDAYKVFEEMNKRAYIIDHSTYSLVIQALSMGKKVDDALANLHQMIRFGHIPRVTTMTSVIRAFCVEGKFDKAFLVLVLMYETHKIPSRISHDLMIRELNRQGRFLEACNVYGAALVRGVVPIKKPRQ